From the Telopea speciosissima isolate NSW1024214 ecotype Mountain lineage chromosome 9, Tspe_v1, whole genome shotgun sequence genome, the window ATACGATATGGACACTTAGAACCATGGTCGGATAGTGCACTACAGCATactacagaggacccaaatccgaTTTCATAAATCATTCCGGTTCCGAGCTTTTGCTTTCCCTGCGAatccttttttgggtgtgggctCTTTTAGAATCTGTAATCACGGGAAGTAAACGGGCATATATAAGGAGGGACATACGGCAGAGGAAGTCGTCATATTAGAGCTTCAGAAATCATAACTTTCTCCCATCCTTCCCCACTTCATTAGTTCATTTCCTCACCCTCTTGTTCTCCATATTCTCCAAGAATGGCGATTGAAGATCCTCttacagaggagagagaggagaagatggtATCTTCAAGCGGTGAGTATACAACACTCAGAATTGGAAGATTCCTCAAGCCTTGTGCTGATTGTCCTGTACAAGCAGCATCACTACCTCACGCTCCCCTCTTATCTGAAACAATGTCTCAAAATCATACAAAATGGCCTTTAGAGGTTCGATTCAAGGGTTGCTACCTGCAACAGAGAAAGTGGAAAGAATTGGTTGATCGTTTGGCAAGGAAACATGAATTTATATGGAAAAAAGCAGGTATTTACCATGCAATCCTAAGTTCCACATATCCTATCCAAATAGATCGGGAACTACTTCTTGGGCTCTCAGAATTTTGGTGTTCAGGCACCAACACCTTTGTATTTCCATGGGGAGAAGCCACAATGACATTAGAGGATATATTGGTTCTTGGTGGATTCTCTGTTCTAGGACTACCTGCTTAGACTCCTCTCCTAGAAAATCCTCTTAAGAAGATAGAGGAGAAATTGATTGCAGAGCACAAACAGTTCAGTCGAAGCAGAGCTAAAAAGGCTGAACAGTCAGCTTGGATCAACCGATTCATGAGTAACGAGGCAGAGGGAGAGACAGAGGAGCTAGAACACGTAGCACTTCTGGTGTTGCGGTTGTCTAGGTTTTGTTTCCCTTCTCACCCGGGAAAAGTAATAGGGAAACATGTATTCTCTGTCGCCGTTCACTTGTCCCAAGGAACTCGTCTGGCTCTTGCACCTGCAATTCTCGCCAGTCTTTACAAAGACCTTCGGTTCATCCATGAGCAGGTATACATGGTCAACTCTGCGTCAAAAAATTATTGTCTGGGCTCCGTTTCAATTATTAGAGTTGTGGGCTTGGGAACGATTCCCTCTTCTCAGATCCAGTGATTCTCCTAATCCACTGCACCCTGGGGAGCCCAGGGTGGGTCGATGGAACAACTCTACCTTGAACCTAAGATTCAAATTGAAGCTTCCACATGTGAAGTCTATGCTTAAACAGATTGAGAATTTTGAATGGCGGCCTTATGTGTCTACTGTTAACAACTGGTCATGTCCTTCTTTCTACAAAGAGAGGGAAGAGCTACTAAACAATGGTTCTCACCTCGAAGATGATGAACTACAGGCCTTTGTTCGTTGCTTAAGGAGCTGTGAACTTGTTGGGTTGGATTGTGTGGAACAGTATCTACCGCACCGGGTGGCGAGACAGTTTGGGATTGATCAAGATCTTCCCGGACATTTCCCCCGAGTTAATTCAGACAGGAAAATTGCTTGGGGTAGCTATGATCACAATGTGAGGGACCCAAGGCCTTACATTCGCTCCAGATTTATAGAGACAAATTTCACACAGAGATATGTTAATTGGTGGAAGGAATGTATGGTAGTCCCCAGAGAGGCGATCAAGGATCTcttggagaaaagagagaggaagaagaagaatttcgAGGTTAATGAAGCTTGGAAAGATGAGGAACAGAGTAATCGTGACAGATGGGGTGATCATCCACTGGGATTTGCTCCCAAAAAAACCAATTTCATAAGGGAGAAGCATTCTGATGTTGGGGAGGACACCGGACATTATGAGTCCATTGAGgcacaaaggaaaagaaaaagtggaTCAGCAAAGACCCAGAAACCTGGTGATGgtaagaggaagaagacttccCGAACAAGTAAATTGTCCAATTCCAAAGCATTGCTGCTGGTTGAAGAGAAACCAGAaagccaaaaagaagaagaaaattcgaAGGAACTTATGCCCATTTGGAATGATACTGATCACCAATttgatgaggaagatgaggaggaCGATGATTATACGCCCATTGCAGAactaaggaaaagaagaagtggATCAGTTAAGACCAAGGAACCTGGTAATGGTAAGTGGGAGATGACTGCCCAACCAATTAGTTTCTATAACTCAAAAGGCATTGGTGCAGATTGAAGAGAAAGCACAGTCATGTGGAATGATTCTGATTACCATTGATGATGAGGACGATTAATTTATGGTAGAGAACCAGTTGTTTTATTTTGCAGGTTAAGCTTCTAAGATAAGGACTTAGCATGTTTTTGCTTATTTTGTGCTGCTATTTGTAAGTAGTCTAGCTTGTTTTTTTGCTTATTATGTGTTACTGTTTGTCATTAGTGGCTTAAGCATATATGCTTACTAACCATAAAAAAATCAAGGTTACTAGAAGGGCAATTGTACATAAACCAGTAAGAGTATGGTGACCAAGAGTTTTTATTGTACAGAATGTGGGCAGGGGTATGAATGCTGATGcagtttctatttccattcaCACAGAATTTGTGTCAATTCATTCATTACTCTAAATAGGCAGTAAAGGGAGGATAACTTcttgttgcatcaagaaactTCCGGCGGGCCCTCCAAGGATAGAACTTGCACAGAGGGACAACAAACAAGGGAAATTAGTGCCGGTGGGGTACCGGTGAAGGGCTCTCTGATGTCTAAGTTAGGTATCTTTAGCAAACAGAATAAATAATAAGAGTATCAGGAGTGTGATCCCCTTGCATGGGATGTTACCTTCCAATTTATAGGATTGATTCCCTTTGATTGATGTGATAATGAGAAGGTCTTGATTTGAGAGATGATGGAGCCCTCCTGGTTGTCAGGAGGTGGAGTGTTCCCGTTTATCAGGTTATGGAGAGTTCCTATCTGATAAGGTCTCCTACATGTCTGAGAGCTTTGTTTGGTGAGCATCATTAGATGCTCATTAGTGTTGTTGTGTCGTGGGAAAAGGTTTCCTTTGCTTGATAACCATACTTAGTGGGTGATGATGTGCCAGGTCATGGAGGTTTACTTTGACCTGGGTTGTTGGCCCATCAGGTGAGCCAATTGTTCCTCGTTATCCTTAGTGGGTCTTGGACCCTCGGGATGGGTCCTGTGTGGGTATGATTCTTCCAGTTCTTCTGATCGGACGTCACTTGTAATTTAAGATCTGTTGGTAGGAATAGGACTACTTCTTTAGGTAGGGCAATGGAACGTTGTTGTACAAATATTCTAATTCATATTATGCACCTGCCCTCTTAATTTGACTCCAGATTTGGGACCTTGCTGTTGAAGTTTATGGATGCATAACTAGCTTTTCCCCAGATTGACTCTTACTTCTTTTGCATCTAATCAAGACGATGGTTACGGATTGTGCACGCCAGCCATCCATGcgtctaagggtgtcaatttaggaccAAATTTGGTAATCGGAGAACCAACTCAATAAAAGCCAGAATCACCCACCCATTAAGTTATTGATCCGATTTTAAAGCTTGAATCACCCACTTAGTAAATAGGTTAGAACTGAAAGATCAATTTGTTTCCTCCAAGACCTATTTCAAACTTGCATTTAATCACATATAtggtatgtatttttttggaaaacataTATTTGGTGTTGATGATGtggattttgaaaatttttatgggaagtagttttctgcacaggagtgtggcctacgccagcactcccttgtgtctatctctctcctccttaaaacaagggggtagaggtgtcttttcacatggggaggagagagatagactcatgggagtgctagcgtaggccacactctcggacagagaactttttcccaatttttatttaatgatatGCATAGTAAtggatattttcttttaataattgagtttttttttttttttttttaaagcttatAGATGGATATTTGTGTATATGGATGaatatttgattatttttatgcttcaaaatgaATATTTAATTGTATATATATTAAAGAATAGATATTTGATTATTTGTATATGGGACAAGGGTGGGCATGCCGtctaaacaaaaattgcaaaatgtaaacaataaattgtaaagcataacctaacacagggccgggccgggctgggGTTAGCCTGAGGCTTCAACTCTGGCCGAGCCCaaccctgaaaatttcaactctAACTCCCCCTCAGGCTTGgaaaaatcaaacccaaaccctGTTTGGGCTGAGGGAGGGCTAGGGCAGGCTTAGGCCGACATGGCCAAACTAACACCCCTAACGCTACCTGGTCGCGTGACCTACGTGGctcctacacctagacacataAAGCGTGGAAGTACCACTCTTCTACCCCCCTCCCATAGAATAAAAAATACCATCTATATTGCCCCCGCACTCCATGCATTCTCATTAGCCCACTTGTTGATGCAGCGACTAGAGGCCAGGaaagtgatctcttgccctttttttaTTCAGTTTTTATGCATGGTTGTCTATGTACTCAATAGTGACTTTCAACCGTTGGATTGAGGTTGGAGGtttggggtttggggggggggaagaaatgTAATAACACATCCCCCTCTTCCCGAGTCGCTATCCCTGAAGTTCGCTTACCGGTACGGTTGtgcagttcctctcatagggggctgaaatgaccattctaccccttgaccgaacacactgcccgggtgggatccacccccccttttattagaggcactaggggaccgtaccgggcaggggaaccgcaggtgataaaaattccctcTTCCTCCGTCCATCAGTTGAAAATATGGGACTTGATCTCAGCCCATGGGCAACAGGTGGCAGGTGCGTGGATTGAACAGCGCTTTTACCGCCTTTTACCCTCGCCCAATGCCCCCGcttgagcaggggtaaggcgatcaaaGCGCCGCTCCATCCTGTGCGCCGCACAAGTGTCGCGACGCTCGgattgacaggatctttttccGAAAATATGACCATATACATACAATGTTGTACATAAAATCCTTTGTGTTAACAACTCGCATTAGTCAGGTCGATACTCTTTTCCAATACGTAAATAGGTACCAACATCATGGTAtgaagtatcggtatcatatgAAGCGATCCATATACCGATTCCGATACCATgtcaaacccgaatcgattGAACTTTGCAGACTAGGagtaaaacaatttaaaaaagggttttttacaattaccaccccaaaaactttgatatctactattacccccctaaaaactttcaaacaactactaccctcccctgttgcatactaataactaactggcccccaccgttaca encodes:
- the LOC122640310 gene encoding uncharacterized protein LOC122640310 yields the protein MAIEDPLTEEREEKMVSSSGEYTTLRIGRFLKPCADCPVQAASLPHAPLLSETMSQNHTKWPLEVRFKGCYLQQRKWKELVDRLARKHEFIWKKAGIYHAILSSTYPIQIDRELLLGLSEFWCSGTNTFVFPWGEATMTLEDILVLGGFSIEEKLIAEHKQFSRSRAKKAEQSAWINRFMSNEAEGETEELEHVALLVLRLSRFCFPSHPGKVIGKHVFSVAVHLSQGTRLALAPAILASLYKDLRFIHEQLPHVKSMLKQIENFEWRPYVSTVNNWSCPSFYKEREELLNNGSHLEDDELQAFVRCLRSCELVGLDCVEQYLPHRVARQFGIDQDLPGHFPRVNSDRKIAWGSYDHNVRDPRPYIRSRFIETNFTQRYVNWWKECMVVPREAIKDLLEKRERKKKNFEVNEAWKDEEQSNRDRWGDHPLGFAPKKTNFIREKHSDVGEDTGHYESIEAQRKRKSGSAKTQKPGDGKRKKTSRTSKLSNSKALLLVEEKPESQKEEENSKELMPIWNDTDHQFDEEDEEDDDYTPIAELRKRRSGSVKTKEPGNGKWEMTAQPISFYNSKGIGAD